One part of the Tindallia californiensis genome encodes these proteins:
- a CDS encoding YcbK family protein, with amino-acid sequence MTNRTNHIQISKNFHLHEFQCKDGSHQVRLHPTLLNKLQQLRDQINRPIIITSGYRNPEHNRRVGGAPNSQHLLGTAADIRVNGLSPTQLLPQAEAVGFTGIGLYQNFLHVDIRPHPARWRG; translated from the coding sequence ATGACAAACAGAACCAACCACATTCAAATATCCAAGAATTTCCATCTCCACGAATTTCAGTGCAAAGACGGCAGCCATCAGGTCCGCCTTCATCCCACCCTACTCAACAAACTCCAACAACTACGGGATCAGATCAATCGTCCCATTATTATCACCAGCGGCTATCGGAATCCAGAGCATAACCGGCGGGTAGGTGGCGCTCCTAACAGCCAACACCTGCTGGGCACCGCCGCCGATATCCGTGTTAACGGCCTCAGTCCCACCCAACTGCTCCCCCAGGCTGAAGCCGTCGGCTTCACCGGTATTGGCCTTTATCAAAACTTCCTTCATGTGGATATTCGTCCCCATCCTGCCCGTTGGAGAGGGTAA
- a CDS encoding sigma-70 family RNA polymerase sigma factor: MKKTAQEIQTLALRIQQGEEIPEETRYQIEKLIHHLKPLILALHRKHKTVFDSSEDALQEGALTLLECLKNYDSTQRVPFIAYAQQQLRYHFYKGYRRKRLLLTLDAPAAQLMEDISETRGNQLPDTSETAEEMLLREEELKALSSSMHHLNNKEINLIYQHYIRQLPLKEVAADLNLHPVTLSRQKAAVLGKLKKHINPTP, encoded by the coding sequence ATGAAAAAAACAGCACAGGAAATTCAAACATTAGCCCTAAGGATTCAACAGGGAGAAGAAATCCCAGAAGAAACCAGGTACCAGATTGAAAAACTGATCCATCATCTAAAACCACTGATTCTGGCGTTGCATCGAAAACATAAGACGGTTTTCGACAGTTCAGAAGACGCCCTTCAGGAAGGAGCCCTCACCCTGCTGGAATGCCTGAAAAACTACGATTCCACCCAAAGGGTTCCCTTTATTGCCTATGCCCAGCAACAATTACGGTATCACTTTTATAAAGGCTATCGGAGAAAACGCCTCCTGCTGACCTTAGACGCTCCGGCGGCTCAGTTGATGGAAGATATCAGCGAAACCAGAGGTAACCAACTGCCAGACACCTCCGAAACTGCTGAGGAAATGCTGCTTCGGGAAGAAGAGCTAAAAGCCCTGTCTTCCTCCATGCACCACCTGAACAACAAGGAAATCAATCTGATCTACCAACACTATATCCGCCAGCTACCATTAAAAGAAGTGGCCGCCGACCTAAACCTTCACCCCGTTACCCTCAGTCGCCAAAAAGCAGCGGTATTAGGAAAACTTAAAAAGCATATCAACCCTACCCCCTAA
- a CDS encoding YvrJ family protein, translated as MQELLTPIANLGFPIVLSIYLLVRLESRMESLTISLQELAQSINSMEKT; from the coding sequence ATGCAGGAACTGCTAACCCCCATTGCCAACCTGGGCTTTCCCATCGTTCTTTCCATCTACCTTTTGGTACGTCTGGAAAGCCGTATGGAAAGCCTGACCATCAGCCTACAGGAGTTGGCCCAGTCCATCAACAGCATGGAGAAAACGTAA
- a CDS encoding DUF2922 domain-containing protein, translating into MNQRLELNFVKTDGAGARISLPNPDTSLEAEAVQNAMEAMIATDVFAPGGVALAAAQSARIVTTEITELDFEV; encoded by the coding sequence ATGAATCAGCGACTAGAACTAAACTTTGTTAAAACCGACGGCGCAGGCGCCAGAATTTCCCTGCCAAACCCAGATACATCTTTGGAAGCAGAAGCCGTTCAAAACGCCATGGAAGCCATGATCGCTACAGATGTCTTTGCACCCGGTGGTGTGGCATTAGCAGCCGCTCAAAGCGCCCGTATTGTTACCACAGAAATCACCGAGCTGGACTTCGAAGTCTAA
- a CDS encoding DUF1659 domain-containing protein: MPVEIANQSSRLRLRFINDIVDGREQLMSRTYSGIKTEAEDSQVLNAAQILSGLQTKPVKTIIRTEEKELIEG; the protein is encoded by the coding sequence ATGCCGGTAGAAATTGCCAACCAAAGCTCCAGACTACGTCTTCGATTTATCAATGATATCGTAGACGGACGGGAACAGCTAATGTCCAGAACCTACAGCGGAATCAAAACCGAAGCCGAAGACAGCCAGGTATTGAACGCCGCACAAATTCTCAGCGGACTGCAGACAAAACCCGTTAAAACCATTATCCGCACAGAAGAAAAAGAACTGATCGAAGGCTAG